A window of Rhododendron vialii isolate Sample 1 chromosome 13a, ASM3025357v1 contains these coding sequences:
- the LOC131314016 gene encoding cysteine-rich receptor-like protein kinase 10, producing the protein MLRYSNEYIFDLQDIGYLRILHNIWNVTNETSFNEVLGEVMDDIVNQASSDESGKKFATAAVRYSPLLMLYGLAQCTLDISDFDCNTCLRGYISSIPGCCDAKQGAIVRFPSCNIRYESYPFYNASFGAAPPPPTPVLRPPSSSKYYYYYKQPWFEHIFQTRLVFDRSLNNSPICLRLHCNGGISWQVIAAIVASIGVVVILFIAGFCFVTRRAKKKHNSVEEDNVGDDILKVQSLQYDLGTIEAATNNFLNDNKIGEGGFGLVYKGLLSDDQEVAVKRLSRISGQGAQEFKNEVLLVAKLQHRILVRLLGFCMEREEKILIYEFVPNKSLDYFLFDPQEQEKLDWSRRYKIIGGVARGMLYLHEDSRLRIIHRDLKVSNILLDVDMDPKILDFGMARIFGNDQTHGNTRQVAGTL; encoded by the exons ATGTTGAGGTATTCCAACGAATACATATTCGACCTTCAGGATATAGGGTACTTGAGGATTTTGCACAACATTTGGAACGTTACGAATGAGACCAGTTTTAACGAAGTTTTGGGAGAG GTTATGGACGATATTGTCAATCAGGCTTCGAGTGATGAATCAGGTAAGAAATTCGCGACTGCAGCAGTTCGTTATTCACCCCTTCTGATGTTGTACGGATTAGCGCAATGCACGCTTGATATATCTGATTTCGATTGCAATACCTGCCTTCGGGGTTATATCTCGAGTATTCCGGGTTGCTGTGATGCAAAACAAGGAGCGATAGTTCGGTTTCCGAGCTGTAATATCAGGTATGAGTCATACCCATTTTACAACGCCAGCTTTGGTGCCGCTCCGCCGCCACCTACGCCAGTCCTCCGTCCTCCGTCCTCCTCcaagtactactactactacaagcAGCCCTG GTTTGAACACATTTTTCAAACTCGTTTAGTTTTTGACCGAAGCTTGAACAATTCACCAATATGCTTGAGATTGCATT GTAATGGGGGAATCTCATGGCAAGTAATCGCTGCCATTGTAGCTTCAATTGGGGTCGTTGTTATTCTTTTCATAGCAGGCTTCTGTTTCGTAACTAGAAGGGCAAAGAAGAAACATAATTCTGTAGAAGAAGACAATG TTGGGGATGACATCTTAAAAGTGCAGTCCTTGCAATATGATTTGGGTACAATTGAAGCTGCCACAAACAACTTCTTAAACGATAACAAAATTGGTGAAGGTGGATTTGGTCTAGTTTAcaag ggTTTACTTTCAGATGACCAAGAGGTAGCTGTGAAGAGGCTATCTCGAATCTCAGGGCAAGGTGCACAAGAATTCAAGAATGAGGTGTTATTGGTTGCCAAGCTCCAACATAGAATCCTTGTGAGGCTACTCGGATTTTGcatggaaagagaagaaaagattcTCATTTACGAGTTTGTGCCCAACAAGAGCCTCGATTACTTTTTATTCG ACCCACAAGAGCAGGAGAAGCTGGATTGGTCAAGACGGTACAAGATTATAGGAGGGGTAGCCCGGGGGATGTTGTACCTTCATGAAGACTCCCGGCTTAGAATTATACACCGTGATCTCAAAGTTAGCAACATCTTATTAGATGTTGATATGGATCcaaaaattttagattttggcATGGCTAGGATCTTTGGAAATGATCAAACTCATGGAAATACACGTCAAGTCGCTGGCACATTGTAA
- the LOC131313369 gene encoding putative cysteine-rich receptor-like protein kinase 33, giving the protein MSPEYLINEKFSAKSDVFSFGILILEIISGKRNNFYYSDDVANLMSYAWKLWREGTPLDLLDPTLEGLYARNEATRCIHIALLCVQDDPDARPSMATIVLMLNSYSTTLPLPQ; this is encoded by the exons ATGTCTCCAGAGTATTTAATAAATGAAAAGTTCTCTGCGAAGTCTGATGTGTTTAGCTTTGGTATCTTGATTTTGGAGATCATTTCTGGCAAGCGGAACAACTTTTACTATTCAGATGATGTGGCAAACCTTATGAGCTAC GCTTGGAAACTCTGGAGGGAAGGAACGCCCTTGGATCTGTTGGATCCCACTCTTGAAGGGTTGTATGCAAGAAATGAGGCCACTAGATGTATTCATATTGCCTTGTTGTGTGTCCAAGATGATCCGGATGCTAGACCTTCTATGGCAACAATAGTTCTGATGCTCAATAGCTATTCCACTACGTTGCCACTTCCTCAATAG